The Solanum pennellii chromosome 7, SPENNV200 DNA segment tttgttaaaaattccATCTTTATATGACTTGGTATAGCAAAATGGTATGTTAATTTTTGCTCAAATTTCTGTCTTTCTGACTTTGTAATAAAATGTTGGCTTGATTTTGTTAAAGATTCTATCTTTTTGAATAAGTGTAGTAAATGGTGTCttcattttttgtaaaaattccATCTTTATTGCTCTTTCTGTTCCATATTAACTGAGTTGTTGAGGTTTTTtcattgttcaaaataattgaattgttcAAAATTCAAGATTGATGTTTGAAACATTTTCCATATTTGTTCTTTCCTTAATGAAGTTTGATTATTTCTAGGAGATAAATTGCATTACTTGCGAAGTTATATTTACTATTTCACAAAGGACAATAGTCTAAAGTATAGTCTAAATTATGTCTATGAATGTTTTTCTTAATAAGTTTGCATTTCCTCACAAATTCCCTCAATATGGAATAGAGGGAGTATGACTTGGTGTAGCAAAATGGTATCTTGATTTTTGTTAAACATTCCGTCTTGATGACTTTACGTAGCAAAATGTTGTCTTGATTTCTTCAAAGATTCTATCTTTTTGAATAGATGTAGTAAATGGTGCCTTGATTTTTGATTAAAGTTTCATCTTTATGACTTGGTGTATCAAATTAATATCTTGATTTTGCCTCAAACTTCTGTCTTTCTGACTTGGTGTAGCAAAATGTTGTGTTGATTTTGTTAAAGATTCTGTCTTTTTGAACAGGTGTAGTAAATGGGGTCTTGATTTTGTTAAAGATACTATCTTTATGACTTGGGGTTGTTAGTTTGCTAGTACTAACTTGGGTTTTGGTTCATTTTTTGTAGTTGTATACTCAGGTATTGGGAAAAAGGGTACAATATGGACTGCAGGAGCACATATTATAACAGGGGTTATAGGGGCAGGGGTACTATCACTTTCATGGAGTATAGCACAATTAGGATGGATAGCTGGTCCATTGGCTATTATACTCTTTGCAGTAGTGACTCTATTTGCAACTACCATACTTTGTGATTGCTATAAGTCTCCTGATTCTCTGCTTGGCCCTACCACAAATCACTCTTTATTGGAAGCTGCAGGATTTTACCTAGGTAAGTTACTGTTCACTTTATATCTTTTaccttcttattattttttatgtatatacagTAGATGTTTTGGAATCACTTAGTAAAAATGCTGGCTCCGCCACAAAATGGGGCTAATTTACCCACCTCGACTATTTGATTGGTACCTGCTAGGCTGCTACCTACCACTATTACATATGTTGGATAACTCTATCACCAAGTTTTAGGCAGAAGAGAGAAATCACTCTGTTGGGAtttgatcatcatcatcatttattttgcATAAGGAAGTTGGATGATCTTCGGAGTGAAGGCTTAACAGTTATGTGTAGCTATTGTGACTGAGAGTTTGCATCCCtggaaatagaaagaaaaaataaaaaaaaaatccactaagaagaatagaaaatataaatataatcatgTTATTGAGAACTCAAGTGGCTTTAAGAAATTGAGAGTTACTGTATCATAATTGAAACAATGTAAAGATTATGGAATATTTTACATACTCTAGATTTTTGTTGACCTTATTGTGACATTACAGGCAGTCTAGTGGTCCCATGGTCTAGTGATCAGGACATTGGATACTGAATCCAGTAACCCGAGTTCAAATCTAAGTGGGACCTTTAGTTTTgggtctatcagaaacaacctctACCCCAAAAAGATATGAGTAAGGTCTGCCTTTCCCTGGACCCCACTAGTGGGATTACACTGAGTGTGTTGTTGGTGTTACTTGGCAGTTCCAGTCACATCGACCAAATTTGTGATTTTCCATtgattttaatatcttttttttttcatactagCATCCAAAAAAACCAAACATTGATTTGAACCTAAGTTTGGCTTGACCTGTTAGGCTTTGAAAAAGACATGCACATGGAGTCTGAGAATGTAAATTTGTTATGTACATAGTGACAAGATCCAAAAATGGGTAAAAGTTACTGGACTCTGTTTAAATAGTCATCCCCCCTTGTGAGTTGTGAAATGTCTATCTCATTGGTAGGTTCAATTTGGACTGTGgcttttataaaattatatgagaagaagatattttttcttcaaaaattgtaTCTATTTGCAGTTAAAGGGTAGAATTACAGCAAAAGAGCTACAGCCAAACATTTCTTTATAGAGGAAGTTCCATCATTGTTGACTAAATTTGTGGCTAACTCCAACAAAGACATTCTTTCCCCCCATCCTTTTCATTATATGATGACTTGTGAGAACTTAGCACTACTACATGGTACTATATAGTATATAGTGCTGTTGTTGTGAAGGGAGGAGTATTAGAGAATACGTCTTTGAACGTTTCTACTAATAGGTGAAGGCTTTATGTTGTATCATTGAGCCACCTGcatattttcaaagagttgCTTTAAGGTTTTTAGTGTCCGTGTCTAAGAATATATCAGTCGGAGATGGAAGTTCAACGTTCTCTTGAACAAGAGAAATCTTCAGGCAAAGATGATGCAGATACAATTAGAACTGGTAAGTTTTAAGTTGTCTCAAAATTTTCTAGAGGGACTGAGTTTTATAACATTGACTAGGATTAAATCTAAGAAACAATAGTCGACGTGTATTTTCCTGCCAGGAACTTTGTGGACTGCAGTTGCGCACATCATTTCAGCTGTAATCGGAGCTGGTGTTCTATCTCTAGCCTGGTGTACAGCACAATTAGGATGGATTGCAGGGCCAATCACCATGCTTTGTTTTGCAGTTGTTACATACATATCTGCATCTCTCATATGTGATTGTTACAGGTCACCTGATCCCATAACAGGAACGCGAAATCCCTCTTACATTGATGCCGTTAGAGTTAATCTTGGTAGACTGTTCCATCCTACAACATAGAATTTGTAACTCTTTTAGAAGTTTCTCATATGAGGATTCCTCTTTTACATtattttggggggggggggggattagACGCgtcttttatgtattttgaCTTATACTCGTTCAGGCAAGAAATGGACGTGGTTGTGTGGTTTGCTTCAGTATGTGAGCTTCTATGGGACTGGTATTGCTTATGTAATTACAAGTGCAACAAGTATGAGGTTAGTTagctatatacatatatatgcagTTCAGATTTTTGCCTCTCTGAATTCGTAAGTGTCTCGATAGCAGTATCTACAACATTTTCCTTTGGTCATTTGGTCGGGTTATTAGATAACATTATATCCATTATAGTAATGCCTAGCCTGCAAGAGACAGTGTATGCAATTCAAGCTGAATGAGATATGCTTCTGTTAAGTTAATAATCCGACCGAAAATTTCTGCAGAGAAATTCAGAGATCAAATTGTTACCATAAAGGAGGAGAAAAAGTTGTTTGCCAGAGGACAAATAATTTCATGCTGATCTTTGGCATTATTCAGATAGTAACATCGCAGATACCAAATTTTCATAACATGGCATGGTTGTCTGTTGTTGCTGCGCTAATGTCATTTTGTTACTCTTTCATCGGATTGGGCCTTGGATTCTCTAAAGTGATCGGTAAAGCCTTGACTGTTCTTTTTCTCATTCTGTTTCTTGTTATTTCATCTCGATTTccaaaaatatatcaaagaaTCTCGTGTATTTTGATTTTAGTTCTGATCATGGAGCAAGCATTTTCTTGTCTCATTTCCCCATTGATGTTGGATCTACAGATAATAGGGGTATCAAGGGAAGCATTGTGGGAGTACCAACAAAGAGTGCTGCTCAGAAGATTTGGTTAGTTTTCCAGGCACTCGGAGACATTGCTTTTGCCTATCCTTATTCGATTATTCTCCTCGAGATACAGGTATTGATATTCCGCAACTATACAAGTCTTAACTTGTGGcatttatatcaataatcaGATATAAATAGGTTCAGCTCTTAGAATTTGTCCTGATACTAGGTCatttaatattgatttatttagcAGAGCTCGACTTGTTTGGGACTGAGGCATAGTTGTCGTCATatatagtttttcaaaaaaaataattcaagatcAATATCGGAGCGTAAATATCAACTTAGCTAATGTTTCTGAAACCATACAAGACATAACAGTAACCCTACCACTTTAAGTTGGAATAGTTACACTAAAAGTATCACAAAGACTGTTGCTGTTTCTCCTAATATTAAAGATGTTCTTTTTTATGGAGTGAAGGATACACTAAAATCGCCTCCACCAGAAAATCAGACCATGAAGAAGGCGTCAATAAACGCAATAGTTATCACCACTTTCTTCTATCTATGCTGTAGTTGCTTCGGATATGCAGCCTTTGGGAACGACACACCAGGGAACCTCTTGACAGGTTTCTACGAGCCGTTTTGGCTTGTTGATTTTGCCAATGCCTGCATAGTCCTCCATCTGGTTGGAGGGTATCAGGTAGTACTAAAACCCGAGTCTTTTCCTTCCACCCTTTACTTGGTTTACGACAATTCTAATGCTTGTTTCCTTAGGTATACAGCCAGCCAGTATTCGCATTTGTTGAAAAATGGGCAACTCAGAAGTACCCTCAGAACAGattcataaataaattctaCGCCATCAAACTCCCGGTGTTGCCAGCTCTCCAGTTGAACCTCTTCCGGTTATGTTTTCGAACTCTATATGTTATATCTACAACAGCAATAGCAATGGCATTTCCATATTTCAACCAGGTATTAGGAATCTTGGGAGCATTGAACTTTTGGCCTATGACCATATATTTTCCAGTGGAAATGTACATTGTGCAAAGAAAAATTGGAGCTTGGACAAGAAAATGGATACTTCTTGAAGGTTTCAGTATGGTTTGTTTGATTGTATCTTTACTGGGGTTGATTGGATCAATTGAGGGAATAGTTAAAGCTAAATTAGCTTGAAATGTAAAATCTTACAATTAAATAGCTAGCTAGTAAGATTTGTAAGCCAAAAGACACTGTATTCATGCCATTCTTCAAATGGAATTTACACATCTCATTCAGTAACTTAAAAGTACATAGTCTTCGATTTtcgatatattttatttgaatcgAGAGTTTATTAGAAACAACTTCTCTATCGACTACCATAAAGGTATGAGTAAGTTTACATTAAACACCACCCGCTCTAgactttatttgaatttttttttcatatttttaggtAAGGTATattcaaataactaaatattaacATGTAGTGGCTCGTATATAGAATCTATTGTATGACATTATATGACTATTTATTTTGACATATTACTCTTTAGAATATATTTGACTGTATGTTTCATATAATTTAGTCAAGTTTAGTAATTATGTTAGTTTCTAAAAATTCAAGGGTATAACtatttttagataaaaatataaaattctaaatattgTGACTTCAAcgctaaaaaatatttaagtttcatAGCTGAACGTCTActtaataattcattttttcttttttgacgTTTCAAAGATGTTGAAAGGCACCAAAATAACTATCATACAAAAAGTTGCAGCCCTTCCTTTTCAATGTAGAAAATATCCTACTCCACTATAGGTTAGATAGAAATACTAA contains these protein-coding regions:
- the LOC107026351 gene encoding probable amino acid permease 7 isoform X1, giving the protein MAGGIEHNPETPLLLATFSGSSDSNVVYSGIGKKGTIWTAGAHIITGVIGAGVLSLSWSIAQLGWIAGPLAIILFAVVTLFATTILCDCYKSPDSLLGPTTNHSLLEAAGFYLGKKWTWLCGLLQYVSFYGTGIAYVITSATSMREIQRSNCYHKGGEKVVCQRTNNFMLIFGIIQIVTSQIPNFHNMAWLSVVAALMSFCYSFIGLGLGFSKVIDNRGIKGSIVGVPTKSAAQKIWLVFQALGDIAFAYPYSIILLEIQDTLKSPPPENQTMKKASINAIVITTFFYLCCSCFGYAAFGNDTPGNLLTGFYEPFWLVDFANACIVLHLVGGYQVYSQPVFAFVEKWATQKYPQNRFINKFYAIKLPVLPALQLNLFRLCFRTLYVISTTAIAMAFPYFNQVLGILGALNFWPMTIYFPVEMYIVQRKIGAWTRKWILLEGFSMVCLIVSLLGLIGSIEGIVKAKLA
- the LOC107026351 gene encoding probable amino acid permease 7 isoform X2, whose translation is MEVQRSLEQEKSSGKDDADTIRTGTLWTAVAHIISAVIGAGVLSLAWCTAQLGWIAGPITMLCFAVVTYISASLICDCYRSPDPITGTRNPSYIDAVRVNLGKKWTWLCGLLQYVSFYGTGIAYVITSATSMREIQRSNCYHKGGEKVVCQRTNNFMLIFGIIQIVTSQIPNFHNMAWLSVVAALMSFCYSFIGLGLGFSKVIDNRGIKGSIVGVPTKSAAQKIWLVFQALGDIAFAYPYSIILLEIQDTLKSPPPENQTMKKASINAIVITTFFYLCCSCFGYAAFGNDTPGNLLTGFYEPFWLVDFANACIVLHLVGGYQVYSQPVFAFVEKWATQKYPQNRFINKFYAIKLPVLPALQLNLFRLCFRTLYVISTTAIAMAFPYFNQVLGILGALNFWPMTIYFPVEMYIVQRKIGAWTRKWILLEGFSMVCLIVSLLGLIGSIEGIVKAKLA
- the LOC107026351 gene encoding probable amino acid permease 7 isoform X3 yields the protein MMQIQLELSTCIFLPGTLWTAVAHIISAVIGAGVLSLAWCTAQLGWIAGPITMLCFAVVTYISASLICDCYRSPDPITGTRNPSYIDAVRVNLGKKWTWLCGLLQYVSFYGTGIAYVITSATSMREIQRSNCYHKGGEKVVCQRTNNFMLIFGIIQIVTSQIPNFHNMAWLSVVAALMSFCYSFIGLGLGFSKVIDNRGIKGSIVGVPTKSAAQKIWLVFQALGDIAFAYPYSIILLEIQDTLKSPPPENQTMKKASINAIVITTFFYLCCSCFGYAAFGNDTPGNLLTGFYEPFWLVDFANACIVLHLVGGYQVYSQPVFAFVEKWATQKYPQNRFINKFYAIKLPVLPALQLNLFRLCFRTLYVISTTAIAMAFPYFNQVLGILGALNFWPMTIYFPVEMYIVQRKIGAWTRKWILLEGFSMVCLIVSLLGLIGSIEGIVKAKLA